From the Solanum lycopersicum chromosome 10, SLM_r2.1 genome, one window contains:
- the LOC101265483 gene encoding protein DETOXIFICATION 18, whose translation MDDNSISNSLKSPMLLPQTSLDTNKWWIIVINKLIDVEEAKNQILFSLPMIVVTSSFYFINLVSVMFAGHLGQLELAASNLANSWAVVTGLAFMIGLSGALETLCGQGYGAKMYRMLGIHLQTSCIISFLFSTVIAIIWWNSDTILILLHQDPDIAKKAGEFLKLLIPGLLAYGFLQNILRFFQAQSIVLPLVVCSVTCLVIHIGIAYGLVHWTSLGFNGAPLAASISIWISVLSLSVYVLFSERFSHVWRDGGFSFEPFHYVLVNLKLALPSAAMVCLEYWAFELLVLLAGLMPNSETTTSLIAMSVNTEAIAYTISYGLSAAASTRVANELGGGNIDKAKHAMVVTLKLSILLALIVDLVLFFGHNVWAGLFSDSTEIINKFATMTPLLLISFVFDFFQGVLSGVARGCGWQHLAMCINLATFYFIGMPIAALLAFKFNLHAQGLWMGLICGLACQGLGLLLLTLFIKWEKVVASTKSNGENELLA comes from the exons ATGGATGATAACTCAATATCAAATAGTCTTAAAAGTCCCATGTTATTACCTCAAACATCATTAGACACAAACAAATGGtggattattgttattaataagttaattgaTGTTGAAGAAGCAAAGAAtcaaatattgttttctttgcCAATGATTGTTGTTACAAGTAGTTTCTACTTCATTAATCTTGTGTCTGTCATGTTTGCTGGTCATCTTGGACAACTTGAACTTGCTGCCTCAAATCTTGCTAATTCATGGGCTGTGGTTACTGGCTTAGCTTTTATG ATTGGACTAAGTGGTGCACTAGAGACATTATGTGGTCAAGGTTATGGAGCAAAAATGTACAGAATGTTGGGAATACATCTTCAAACATCATGTATCATATCATTCTTATTTTCAACAGTAATTGCTATAATTTGGTGGAATTCGGATACGATTCTGATTTTACTTCATCAAGATCCTGATATAGCAAAAAAGGCAGGGGAGTTTTTGAAGTTATTGATTCCTGGATTGTTAGCATATggttttttacaaaatattttgagattttttcaaGCACAATCAATTGTGTTGCCTCTTGTTGTGTGTTCAGTGACATGTTTAGTTATACATATTGGCATTGCTTATGGTTTAGTTCATTGGACAAGTCTTGGTTTTAATGGAGCACCATTAGCTGCTTCCATTTCGATTTGGATATCCGTCCTCTCGTTGAGTGTATACGTGCTTTTCTCCGAGAGGTTTAGTCATGTATGGAGGGACGGTGGTTTCTCATTCGAGCCGTTTCATTATGTCCTTGTGAACTTGAAGTTGGCATTGCCTTCTGCAGCCATGGTTTG TTTGGAGTATTGGGCTTTTGAGCTTCTTGTGTTATTAGCTGGTTTAATGCCAAACTCAGAAACAACAACTTCTCTAATTGCAATGAG tgtaaATACTGAAGCCATTGCCTACACAATCTCTTATGGTCTGAGTGCAGCTGCAag CACTAGGGTGGCAAATGAGTTAGGAGGTGGAAATATTGATAAAGCTAAGCATGCTATGGTTGTTACTCTCAAGCTATCTATTCTTCTTGCTCTTATAGTTGATTTGGTTCTATTTTTTGGTCACAATGTCTGGGCTGGCCTATTCAGTGATAGTActgaaataataaacaaatttgCCACTATGACACCTTTGCTCTTAATCTCCTTTGTATTCGATTTCTTTCAAGGAGTTTTATCAG GGGTGGCTAGGGGATGTGGATGGCAACATTTGGCTATGTGCATCAACTTGGCAACATTCTATTTTATTGGTATGCCAATAGCTGCCCTCCTTGCTTTCAAGTTCAACTTACATGCTCAG gGTTTATGGATGGGCTTGATATGTGGTCTAGCTTGCCAAGGTTTGGGCTTATTGCTACTAACATTATTTATCAAATGGGAAAAAGTAGTGGCCTCAACAAAGAGCAATGGTGAAAATGAACTTCTAGCTTGA